A window of Passer domesticus isolate bPasDom1 chromosome 11, bPasDom1.hap1, whole genome shotgun sequence genomic DNA:
CAATCTGATTTAATGTGGATCCTCCACGGCCCGTCTGAGCTGAAGACCAGCATGCTGAGACGGGCCTCGTCTAGTTTCTTCTTCCCGTTTGGGCAGACGTCAAGACTGGGAGAGTAGGAGCTTTTGGAGGGAAAGTATATAGTTGTAGAAACTTGGGGAGAGGATAGGATAttgatattaggatattagtatattaggatattaggataatAGGATATTAGGTTATTATGAtactaggatattaggatattaggagactaggacattaggatattaggatattaggatactaggatattaggatattaggatattaggatactaggatattaggatattaggacaTTAGGACATAAGGACATAAGGACATTAGAACATAtaggacataaggacattaggacataaggacattaGCACATTAGGACATCAGGATATTAGGAtgttaggatattaggatattagctatgaaataaagttttttattcCGTTTGAAACATTGGAAAGCAGTCATTCTTTATCCGCGTCGGACACATGGAAGAGTATCTCCTTTAATGTGATGTGTGTGGTGAGAGTTCACAACAGGGTACTTATTCCATGCTGATCATACATATTCATTACAAGGTACCTCCTAGCTAATTCACAAACACCACTTTCCTAGAACTAATTTGCATGCATTCGCCTTTTACTGGAATTACTTTTTTGGTCCTGGAGGTCATCTAAAGGGGTGTCTGGTGGTCATATTCACTGAAGGCTTCAGTATTACTGGTGACCTTACtttgaactttttctttgggCATGCACTGTTGGTTTTAGTTATGTAGCTCACAAAAACCCCTCTCTAGTCCTCTGTCTGTTTCTCCACTGGTTCCAGCTACATTTATCCTCCTTTGTGCATACCTTTACATCCTTCTATCTTTTTTCTAGTTAGTCCCAAAGCTTTATTCAGCAACTTCAGGGGAACTGAAAATTTCTAGTCTCTGTGTTATTTTTCAAGTCTCcccttttcttgagactgtctcttttagACAATCTCAATACTTCATTTTCCAGCACGAAGTGCTGCAACAACCATAACAGTttgtcctgtgtccaggttCAGACCTTATccactcccctgcccagctggatgCATCCTGTGGGGATGCCTTCATCCatggtggctctggtcctgTGGCATCCATggtggctctgctcctgggagccACCTGTCTCTGTAAACTGGGGTCTTCCTCCGCCAGATGGGGGTGGAAACAGGTTCTGAACATCAGCACAGattttggctgcagtgctgctgcattgcctgggctgtgtcctgctgaagGAGGATTTGGATGAACTGGCTGGGGTAGGGTACCGCCCTCGTGTGCAGCAGGAGGCCTCCTGCAGGatctgtggctctgtgtgtccctgtgtgctcctctgcttctcctggcagcagcttctgtgTCTGGGGCTTGTTTGCTTGAGCTGCTCCATAACTGGTGCTACAGGACTGTATCACCCAGCCACTGCTTGCCCTCATCCTCATAGGGTCCCTCCAGACCGACTCTagctgtgtgccctggctgccctACTGCCACAGCAGATTCTCAGGCTTTTagggaaataaaacccaagagagGAACTCGCAGCTTAGGGCTTTGtcagcagagcaaggcagaaCTTGCCTTGCATTTGGGCTTCCCACCATGACATGGAGCATGTgctgaagctggtggctcttgcagcagcagcatgcactgctgctggcccagtgGTGGGTAGGAGCAGGCTTGGAGGAGCCCAGAGTTTTAAACCACTGAAGCTCTTCAAAGTCCTGAGGtgtcttgttttcttcctgcagatTGTCGCCAGTATACGAACAGGAGCTGTGAAGAATGCCTGAAAAATGTCACTGTGAGTAGCAGCAGTGAGGCTCCCAGCCTCTCACCATGCTGAAAAAGTTTCCTTcctggaagcagggctggtcCCCTGCCCTTGTCCCAGACATGCTGCAAATTCTACCCACCTATGAGGGTGAGAGGGCAATCCCTCTCTGGTGCTCTGGAAGGAGGTTGCTAGAAActgggtgggttttgttgtGTGCTTTTTGATTAGAGTAATGGAattgctgagctgcttcctGATGGATGGACGATGTGCTTGGAGAAGGGACTgagtgggctgggctggctggtcaagttcccctccagcagctgggccgtGGCACTGGCTGGGTGCAGGATGTGTGCTGGTGTCCTGCCAGTCCCTGCTGCCTTATCACAGatgtgggaatccatgggattagaggattttagaaaaggtgggaaaaagaaaggccgcAGAGACAGTAAGGATAGTGAAATGCTTAAGCAGTAGAAAAGAGATATCAGCAGTagcgaagacatgagaaataaaacaataaagcTATGTAGTTTAGCTTTCTAAGTTGCAAAAAAGTATactttagtaaatatttagaaggttaaatatgaatagggctctgtgctttgtcttttgtAAACGAACCATTGTATGAGTGAAAAagttgctattgttttaaccaaagctacgtgtgcttcatgtggttggatagaacgactgtcaatatgcttttgctctatgtaattggctgaaactaggtctgaaactatcttataatatgttgtaacattaagtttccttggccttctgtctggatagcgagctgctcgcatcgatccattgccatagccatgtaatgagactgatgcttcttaaataaacagctcacgacGCTGTTCAGGTGTGGTCCCGTTCCGTTCGTGTTTGTAAATAGTTGCCGGCGTCAACAGATATCAGCAAACTTGAACTTGAGTCAGATCTTGCAGGTGATGTAGCCAGAACCAGTTTGACCAAACCCCTACTGAATGCTGGGGTTGGGGATTGGAGCCACCAGGAGAGGAGCATGCAAAGCTCTGCAGATGGTCTGTAGTGGCTGGGCACATGCACACCTCTCCTGCTCATCAGCTTTGTGTGTGTAGAGCGCTTTGTCTCAAAGGCTTTCTTCTTATCTCAAAAATAAACGTAAAGGATTTGCGTTATTAATGGTgggattcttaaggctgtcctgggcagggccagtAGTTGGCTCGATGATCCTTAtcagtcccttccagctcaggacagtCTACAATTCTAAGCCAGGAGAAGGATTCTCAGCATCTTTACTTGCTCTAGAGCTCTGCActcccctctcctgcctgtcctggtgtgatctgtgctcacacagctctTACTCCTGAGCGCCCTGTTGCTGCTGGGTGCTGTCTCGTGAGCCAGCAgaggtggccctgtgctgtggctgccaaGCAAAGCGAGGGTCGCTGTCAGTGCAGCAGTAACgctgtgctgcctgctcctgtgtcCTAGTGCCTGtggtgtgccagcagcaggaggtgcaTGGAGTACCCCGTCCGAAGAATCCTCCCGCCGGCCGACCTGTGCGAGCTCCGCTCGGCGCACTGGGGAGTCTGCTGGGGtgagtgccagcctggctggtggctgtgacagtgcttgctgctgtgggaggttcccctgcctcccagctctctgccagtGTAGCAGTGACAGGCTGAAGGCAGTCAAGGTTCTGCAAACTTCCTGAAGCGTGGGCGGGGAAGCAGAGTATGAGCAGTTCCCTGCCTTCTGGCAAGTAGGACCTGTGAGGATTTAGCTACTCCAAAATACATCCCTTATGCTTTGGTGTGATGGAGGCTCCAGACATGGCTAGCGCCTGGGAACAGGAGTGGAAGGTTCTCTGTGGGCCTGGGCAGCCCTCCTGGTGTCTGAATCCCAGatctctcctctgcagctgccaggtcACTCTGTGCACTGCTTCTGGTTCTTCACGTGGCTGCTGTCCCAGGTGGGCTCCTGGAACCAGAGGTGTGATGACTTCTCTGGGAACCTGTGTGTGCTTCTAGTGCTGAGTGTACCGTGGTCCTGCTCAGCTCTTACCCACCTGAGAAAAAACCTCTTCTAAAACTACCCCTGCACATGCAGGTCTCCTCTGGGAGCTTTCTCTggtgggcagctgcctctcctccctgctgctctgttttctgaagGATTTCTGGAGAGATTGGTGCCTTGTTTAGACCAAGCTTAGTGCATATTCATGCTCATACAGAAGCCAGCTTTTGGGggctggagaaggaaggaagcaagCTGGGACCTGGTTGCACTCACCCACCCCCTTGATgaggagcctggagctgaaTTGCCGTTGCCTGTTATCTTTTGTGCTTGAAGCTGGGCTCTCTTGTCTGCCCACAAGAGTTCAAACTGCTCTTATGCTTGTGGAAGAAGAATCTCCTCTTTGTGAGCCCTGTGGTATGCTTTTCTGAAACTTCTGTAAGACCTTGAAGTGCTAGTTTTGATGTGAGTAGCTTCACAAAAGGTTTCATTATAGAAGATCACATTCCTTAGCTTGCAAAACTCGCTATAGAGAAGATTAGTCCTGTGGGAGATTAGCTCTTATGTGATTCTGcatttttggtgtgtgtgacTTAGCCTCTGTCATCAGCTGGAGGAGTGCCTGGTGCTCTGCCTCAGACCTCTCTGTGTGGGAAGGGGGGAGCTGAACCCCAGGCTCATCCTGAAACCCCAAAAGGGTTTCAGAAGCACTGACGCTGCTGGagtcagctcaggctggagtacCTAAAAGAGGATCTCTTTAGAACagataaaaggaagaagtttCTTACAATAAGGGTGATGAGAcagtggcacaggttgcccagagaggtgctgaatgccccatccctggaaacgttcaaggtcaggctggataggactgtgagcagcctggtctagagAAAGATGGAGTTGGACTAAATGACCTTCAAGTGCTCTGTGCAGGTTCAGGTGCTCTGAGATTTCTGTAGCCTGGCTGTCGTGTGCAAAGCGGCTCCTAAACAAATATTTCCACAGGCACAATTCTGTGAACAGCCTGAACCACACTTGGAAGAACCTCCTCTTTGTTGTTGCCTGAAATCCTTGGCATGTAGATGtgtcagttttggctggtgtCTCTACTGCCATtactgcaggagctgagtgggATGAGCAGGGACCAGGGCTCACGGCTGCTGCCTCGCCATGTTCCAGCAGGCTTTGTTCTGTGTGTGGGCaagcagagccccccagccctggggagatgtggcagtcaggtgcaggaagcaggacttggccctcagctgcctgagcagcactgctggccccaacctgacagattttttttcagtttatctcTTGCCCAAGGACTTCAGATGCCGCTAAGTGCTCATCTCATCAGAGATGTCTTCTGAGGCTGGCTCCCATGGACAGTAATTCCTCCCTGTCAGAGATGATTCCTTAGCCCTGAAGCCTtcagttgttgggttttttccctcaatGGTTACTTTTTACCCAGATTAGTGATTAAGATAGCTTTGCTCCTGTTTCTGCCAGAGGAGTTTGACCTGAGTGCCTTTCTCCCTGCCAGTAACTGAGCGCTCCTGTTAGCAGGGACATGTGCTCAGCTGGTGTTTATTTGTGGGTACCAACACTTGTTATGTCTACATAGGTTTATCTACATTGTTATCCACAGCTAACAATGTCCATTTGCTTTCCCAGGTggctgcacatctccagcccagtgACTGAAGCTGCTGGTGACAGTAGCTGTATGTTCATAAACAAGATCAGAGAAAGTGGCTGTAGgataagaggaaatggcctcaaattgcaccagaggaggtttaggttggatagtaagaaaaagattcttcactcagagggtggtcagacagtggaacaggctgcccagggcagcggtagcatccctggaagcattcaaaaaacacagagctgttgCACCTGGGACATGTTTACTGGaagacctggcagtgctgggggaacagttggacttgatgaatCATGAGTGCTTTCCCAACATTAATGATCCTGTGATCCTGTATTGTAACCCCAGAcagctgtgtctgtgtgagCTAAACACGTTTTTGTCAAATCCTTCAGTGAACTTTGAAGCCCTGATCATTGCAATGTCCGTGGTGGGAGGAACACTTCTGATCATGTTGggggtctgctgctgctgctgctgttgtaagaaaaagagcaaaaagtaAGTATTGGGGGGTGCCCTGATTGTGGAGCAGCTCAGATGCagccgtgtgctgctgcaggactgagTGCTGAGTGCACTAAGGGGTTTTTCTGTCCACCAGGCCAGACAAGGATGACgagagagcagccagggagcgggAGAAGAGGCGGGTGCGGCAGGAGGAGAGGTGAGTTTGTACCACAGGCCCTGAGGCTGCAGGATGACTTGGCTGCTGTCTGTGCCATCAAATGTGATGCCAGGAGGCACGTGGGGCTCAGCACATGCAGTCAGTGGCTGCTTCAGCCCTAGCTCACACACAAGCCTCATTAGGAGTGTCACGCCGGGGTGACTCGTGGATGTAGCATCACAAGTTTTGTGTATGCAGCTCCCTGAGGGCTGCTGATGTGTGGGCTCTGGTGGTCCCCAGAGACTCCCTGAGGTGgcaggctgagcaaacctgccagcctggagctccctTGTTTGGGAATAGGCAAGGAGCTCTGGCTCTTCTTGTTCCCTTTTGTACCACCAGTTACTGACtcatggcttttttgtttgcctcTCGCAGGAGAGCGGAGATGAAATCACGGCATGATGAAATCCGAAGAAAATACGGTACAGTGCTGACATGAGTGATTCAAACTAAGCTTTAGATGAAGCAGCCTCTGTAACTGTGCTCCTTGCCATGGTTACAGCTGTAGATGagacctggccagcagggaaaaTATGATCCCTGCTTCTCTTGGCTCAGAGTAAGTGTAGAGATGCTGGGGTCATGGTGTGTGAGCCCATACAAGGGCTATTTTTCCTGGGCAGGGAAGAGGAAGTGTATAATGTTCTCCAGAATGTGTTCTCCAAGCTTAGCACGTGGAAGAAGTTGATGGAGCTTGACTAGAAGGTAGAAGCAGAAGCTGGCAGACACAGCACCATCATAATCCTGTTACCCTTCAGACACAGCCCTCCAGTAATTCTGTGGTGAGCCAGCAGTCGGGGGTGTGGGGCCAGGTAGGAATCAGAatgcccacagctgcaggagcacagagcaggcaccaatcccaccccaatccctctgctcctctgtgccagcagtggtGTCTCAGTCCCCTGGGGATGGGAGTGCACAGCCTCCCTCGTGGGGCTGAACTGCCCCTCAGGTGAGTCCCACAGACCTGGGCCAGGTCTGGACCTGCCTGAGGAGAACATCAACTTGGAAGTTGCGCTgtccctccagcctgcccatttgggctgccaggggctctgccagTGTCTGGCTGTGGAGCACTTGGGCTCATGCATGCTGCACTTGGTGGTCTCTGGCTTTGGAGGGGCTGTAGGGAAAACTAGAGAcctttcctctgcctgcagctgctgcccactgcaggTCCAGGTTAGGCAGGAGATTCCAGGGCCTCTGGATGGGCTGGATCCTTTAGGAAAGAAAGAGCAGGCAaagctgtgcctgaaggagctCTTGGTATGGGAAGCATCTGCCTGTggaagggctgtgctctgggccTGTCTTGCCATGTCAGAGTTGTCTTGCTGCAGCCTGACCCCAGAGTTTGCAATCTTGTCCTTTGTGGCTCTTCTTCAGAAGTGTTGAGCTGGGAAAGCATCAAACAGCATGGCACATGGCTTGTTGCTAGCCCAAAAGTCAGCCGCATACCCTGccttgccatttcccagtctcgaTGCAGAAGCAGGGAAGCAAGTCTAAGAacagttttaatttcatttgggTCTGGGCTCTTTGCTTGTAATCCAGTCTGACAGAAGGGCTGTGTAGAGGGGAGAGCTCTGGAAGATTAGGCAGGCTGCTTTACCTGGACTGTACATGgcctgcctgggagaggagtTTGCCATCAGGTCAAGCTTCTCAATGGATGTCTCCTCTTGTGCAGAAGGGGAGAGTGAAACAGTGCTGAATGTGGGCACTGTGCAAGTAAGAGCAGGTGTTTTgggagaactgcagctgggaggcttgAGGATGCTTAAATGACAAAGAGTTATTTCCCAGGACTGGTTTtcttgctggctgtgaccactgtgggagctgctgtctgaacaaatctcttctctcttctaggCCTGTTCAAGGAAGAGAACCCTTACGCAAAATTTGAGAATTAGCATCTCCAGacacacccacccaccctggtgaacagtgccttctgcagagccacaagtCTCCAGGCTTCCCCCCACCACCATGGTGCCACTTCAACTGCCACAGAAGATGACCCAAATCCTTGGTGACACCATTGTCCCCACTCCAGGTGCTTGGTCTGGCCAGACTTTGCTCTTGCCCTGCTGGTGCAAGAAACCATGGTGACAATACTGGAAGATGGggcattttttcctcactcaCCCCAGGGTGGTTGTGGTGTCCAAAGCAATGCACATAACAGTCcttgtcccagccaagggcaaaAGCAACGTCACACATCTCCCTCACTCCTGCCTCACCAAGAACACTTCATGCACACAGAGCTAGcctcttctgctcttcctccccctcttttttttttttcttttagtatatGCAAAAGCCAGCAAGAGTTTCCTGACGTAAGGGCTAGCAGGAGGCTTTGGCTGTCACTCCAGGTGCATGCACTTATCCCAGCACATTAGCAGTCCTCTCAAAGAGCACAAGTTTCTGGTGATCTGGTGCTTCCAGGAGGAAGGTCTTATGTGCACCTTCTCACTTGCAACTAAtctggggaaatgccccaaCTCTCCTACCTCTCTGTGCCTTTCTAGAAAGGTGGTCTTGGGCTCAATGGCCACGTCTGTTAGCAATACTGTAAGTTTCAAGTGCATTTACAATATGCTGACTGTATATTAAACTGATTCAATTACTGTTCTGGTCTGAAAGAGTTTAATTCTCcttccacagcaggcacaggtcGGGAGTAGTGGCTGATGGAGTTGTCACTGTTGTGTGGCTCTGACTCACTGGGGgtagctgggggaggcagaagcAAGGCTGCCTCGGGCTCTTGCTGGGCTTGAAAGGAAcagtctgttcccagagatgttCAGGTGTTAGGAAGAGCTTGGGATGGAAGCAAGGCTGCTCTCtaaggaaggagctggctgttCTGGCAAGAGTTGGGCCTTTTGTCCCCTGGCCTCTCCAGGAGAGAGCCCCTGTGTGCGTGggtggcctgggggctcaggctgcagcccgaGCAGTGTAAGGgcctgggtgggaaggggatggagctgcctgctctggagcctgcccaggcccggccctgcagcagccgcagccccgtgtgcaggccgggcagggctgggagagtctgggctgaggagagctgCCCGTGGCCTCCTGCCGGGGAGGCTCCCGTGGGCCGGGGTGAAGCTCTCCCTCTGCACGGCCGGCCTtgtggagctcagcacagcggCCCCAGCTGGGCTCGGGGAGCTGAGGCGCcgggagccctgcctgctgccccaggggcagGGCTTGCGGGTGACTTTTAATCCAGATTGTCGCCGGCTACTGCCAGGAGAGGCTCGGGTGGGAGGAACACAGGGCCTGACTCTGCCGAGCTCTGGTGgtggctgctctcccaccttctgtccgggcaggggctgcgccccggggctgccgggcaggagccagggcggTGCCGAGAGCGCCGTGTCCGGCTGTGCACGGCAGGGAGGTGATGATTcacagatcccggcgtggctggaaTCCCTTGTGCGTGGAGGATGAACTGTGGAGCCCAGTGATGAGAAGGGAAAGTGCTGAGAGGGGTCCTTCATGTGCTGGCCCAAAGGGCCCGTGGTGCCTCTGCCAGCCAAAggcacagggaaagctgtgggGCCTTTGCTTGAGAGCCAGCAAGGTCCAGGGACAGCTGGTGCCAAAGCCTTTtgagctgcctttcccctgctgggctgcaccaggctccagtccccctcctgtcctggaactgggaccagtaaattcattttgggcaccctgagtgctcccactggccctgctcctaGAGCTAAGGAGTGATGTCTGCAAACCTATCAGGGAACTGCAAGCAAGTTCCTCTTCCTGAGACCCCACTTGTGACTGGCTctgtcctcctctgctgagccagggcagcagagagacctgctgggagccagggtggatggtggatggaatgTGGCCATGCCCTGGGAACTTGGAAAGAAGGGGTTAGTGAGATGTAACAGGGAGCTTGGCTTTGAGACTGAGATTTCTACAGCCCTGCACATAAAGGCCACAAAAAGCTGGCACTAGGCCAATTCCAACCATGTGATAGGAAAGGTGGGACAAACAGCCAGCACTCTGAGAGGCGAAATCCCAGGGGCAGactgagctgtgagcacaggctgcccagctgcatgtGGATAACTGTGCTGGGGCGGCCTGCTGTCATCACAGCCTCTTCCATTCCCTTCACAGCAGGGctatggtggcagcagcagctaggCCCTgaagtgcctgctgctggagagtctGTGCCAAACAACCTGTCTCTTTGCAAAGGTCACAAATTATTCCAAGTGGTGGTGTCAGTGTGTAGTGCTCCAATGgtatttccaggaaaataccAGGTATATTTCAGgtatatttcaggaaaagtggTGGAAGAAGCAAACAATTCAACAGATCCTATGCTGtatgccagagctgctgtattTGAAGGGGGAAATGCTCACTGGGGCTGATAAATGGTCAGTGTTATAAATATGGTTAGTAATTCGTGGGAATAATagatatatcaatatatatatgtataaaatgaacTACTGGTGTACAAGGCGGGGgagagattcttccccaggatggtgaaaccgtggcagatggacagagaggcaccaccacatttacatgtgaaggaaactctgctgcacaggagatgggcattcacaaggacctgcacccagtgaccccaagcgatgatggcccagacaagacacctatctgagaggaccagggccatcaacgccttccatctgaatgccggATTCCGGGAATCagggaagtgtattattctattcggacggaggctttgtgcagcctctGCCGCGGGCGAAATAAACCgtataagaactgctgccttggagcagccagtgtggacgggGAGGAATTGGCGCTAGCGAGGCCAATCTCACGTTCACCCACATCACCTCCCAGGGGCGGCTGTCcgattgattggtggctgtcgagactgtgTTACGGtcgtgaaataatttttattttttatatttttattaaaattggctatttttcatttttcatctataacaatcagacatttctcatgagtttggagaaagcaggaggCTTGGGGGAGGCAGAACTTTGCAAATAAGCTCTGCCCTGAGAGGAGGTGATTTTAACTGTTGATGCTGGTTTTTAAGTAGAGTATGAAGCTGAGAGAGAGGCTGATCATCAGCAGTGTAGCCCAGGCGTCAGTACTGGGACCGGtcatcttccttcttgatagTGGTCTGAATAACGGGGCCCagagcaccctcagcaagtttgctgaatttcctacagtgggaagagctgctgagacACCAGCGGGTGACTCTGCACCCACAAGGGCCTCAacaagctggagaaatgggctgatGGAACCTCCTGAAGCTCAACCAAGGGCCGAGCAGAgtgctcctgctgaggaggtgcagccccagcacacgccatggaaggcagctctgcagagcaggatctctgcaggtcctggtgGGTGTGactggcagagaagggaagggatctGCGCAAACGCTGAGGGGTGCAGCCCACCGCCAGGTGGGTTTTGTGCCATAGAATCTCTGTgggtgggggggctcctgggtgtGTCCCTCAGAGCCCTGTGTTGTCACCGCTCATGACCATTATGACACACTTGCGTTACTATAACCACCAGCGTTGGGTAGTGCCGGAGCACTCACGTTgtgacccagagcagctgaggagcttcCGCTGCTGCCAGCATCTGAGGAGCCTGTGTGCTACCAGTGTCTGTGGATCTTCCGAGTGCTGTCAGTGACCCAGGaacctgagcactgccagtgACCGAGGAGCCTCTGAGTGACTCCAGTAAGTGAAGACAACCCTCTGAGTTCTGCCAGTGAGTGAAGAGGAGCCTCTTAGTCCTAGTGACTGAGGAACCTCTGAGTGCTGTCAGTGACTGAGGAGCCTCCGAGTGCTCCCAGTGACTGAGAAACCTCTGAATTCCAGAAGTGGGAGCCAAGCCTTCGAGTCCTGCCAGCGGCTGAGAGCAGccaagcccaggagcagcaatggccgaggtgggacaggagccatcagcaccACGAGCCGTGCGCGTCTGCCGCATCTGTGTGGATTTCCTGCACAACCCCGCTGCTGCCGTGGAGCCCTGCGGGCACGTTTTCTGCCACGCCTGcatccagccccaggctgccaccGACGCCGCCGCCACCTGCCCCACCTGCCAAGGGCCCATCGGCAGCATCCGCGTGCTGGAGGGCCAGGACAACCCAGCCCCGGTGGCCCCGCgtcgcccccgccgccgcctccatcCCTTCGTGGCGCGGTggcgccagcggcagcagcaggaggcgcAGGAGGATGCGGCTCCTGGAGGTGGCCGGCGCCAAAGACGTGCTGATGGCGACCGGGCACCGAGCCCTGTGCCCCGCCAGCGTCCCCGCAGAGAGCAGGATGACCTTAGAAGAAACGGGCTGGGACAGCGGCCACCGAGAGGAATTGCAGCGCTGGCCGCAGGGGACAACCAACACCGTCCCCCTGCAATCTGATTTAATGTGGATCCTCCACGGCCCGTCTGAGCTGAAGACCAGCATGCTGAGACGGGCCTCGTCTAGTTTCTTCTTCCCGTTTGGGCAGACGTCAAGACTGGGAGAGTAGGAGCTTTTGGAGGGAAAGTATATAGTTGTAGAAACTTGGGGAGAGGATAGGATATTGATATTAGTATATTAGGATATTatgatattaggatattaggataatAGGATATTAGGTTATTATGAtactaggatattaggatattaggagactaggacattaggatattaggatattaggatattaggatactaggatattaggatattaggatattaggatattaggatactaggatattaggatattaggacaTTAGGACATAAGGACATAAGGACATTAGAACATAtaggacataaggacattaggacataaggacattaGCACATTAGGACAtcaggatattaggatattagctatgaaataaagttttttattcCGTTTGAAACATTGGAAAGCAGTCATTCTTTATCCGCGTCGGACACATGGAAGAGTATCTCCTTTAATGTGATGTGTGTGGTGAGAGTTC
This region includes:
- the LOC135278580 gene encoding pituitary tumor-transforming gene 1 protein-interacting protein-like, with the translated sequence MAEVGQEPSAPRAVRVCRICVDFLHNPAAAVEPCGHVFCHACIQPQAATDAAATCPTCQGPIGSIRVLEGQDNPAPVAPRRPRRRLHPFVARWRQRQQQEAQEDAAPGGGRRRRHCRQYTNRSCEECLKNVTCLWCASSRRCMEYPVRRILPPADLCELRSAHWGVCWVNFEALIIAMSVVGGTLLIMLGVCCCCCCCKKKSKKPDKDDERAAREREKRRVRQEERRAEMKSRHDEIRRKYGLFKEENPYAKFEN